The window AGCAGCCGCACGGTGCGGTCGACGACGTCGTCGAGGTTGATCGCCGAGTCCAGGAACTGCTGGATCGCCCGCCGCTCGGGCGAGGTCAGCGGCCGCACGCCGGCCAGGCGGTCGACGAACAGGCGGTAGCCCTTGTCGGTCGGCACCCGCCCCGCGCTGGTGTGTGGCTGGGCGATGTAGCCCTCCTCCTCCAGCACGGCCATGTCGTTGCGGATCGTGGCCGGGGAGACGCCGAGGTTGTGCCGCTCGACCAGCGTCTTCGAGCCCACGGGCTCCTCGGTCGAGACGTAGTCCTGCACGATCGCGCGGAGCACGGCGAGCTTGCGTTCGTCCAGCACGCCGCACCTCCCCGCATCGAGCTCGACCGTTGGCACTCTCACCTGGTGAGTGACAGTTTAGCCGCGCCGCGCGCCGTCCGAACCTGCTCGCCCATCGCCATTAACGTCTGACGGATGCGCTCGAACATGCCCGGCGACCACTACGGCGCCGACGTCCTCGCCGGGAACTGGCGGCGGCCCCGGGCCGTCCCGGCCGTCCCGGCCGACCGGGACGTCGTCGTCGAGGAGGTCGACACCGGTTTCTGCGGCGCCGTGGTGCGCTGCGACAAGATGCCCGGCGGCTGGGTGGTCACCCTCGCGGACCGGCACGACAAGCACCGCACGTTCCCGCTCGGCCCCGGCTTCCTGATCGACGGCAAGCCGGTCACGCTGACGCCCCCGAGCGCCCCCGCCGCGGCCAAGGTCCCGGCCCGGACCGCGTCCGGCTCGGTGGCGGTGCCCCGCGCCCGCGCCCGCGTCGCCCGGGCCAGCCGGATCTACGTCGAGGGCCGCCACGACGCCGAACTGGTCGAGAAGGTCTGGGGCGACGACCTGCGGCACGAAGGCGTCGTCGTCGAGTACCTGGAGGGCGTGGACGACCTGCCCGCGATCGTCGCCGAGTTCCGGCCCGCCCCGGGCCGCCGGCTCGGCGTGCTGGTCGACCACCTCGTCGAGGGCAGCAAGGAGAGCCGGATCGCGGCCGCCGTGCGGAACCCGCACGTGCTCGTCGTCGGCCACCCGTACATCGACATCTGGCAGGCGGTCCGCCCCCAGGTGCTGCGGATCGACGCCTGGCCGGACGTACCCCGCGGCCGCCCGTGGAAGGAAGGCGTGATCGACGCCCTCGGCTGGAACTGCGAGAGCCACGTCGCGTGGAAGCGGATCCTCGCCTCCGTCCGCACCTGGACGGACCTGGAGCCGGCCCTGCTCGGCCGCGTCGAGGAGCTGATCGACTTCGTCACCACGGGCGACGCTGCCGAGGGCGCGGCCGAGGACTGAACCGTGCCCACGCAGTCCGAACGACGCCGGGCGGCGATCGCGCACGTCGCCTCGATCCCCGGCATGGCGATCGGCCTCGGGTTCGTCGGGCCGCTGATCGCGCTGCGCGTGCTGACCCGCGGCTCGACGTTCGTGCGCACGCACGCCGTCGCGGCGGTGAACTTCAATCTCACCGTCGGGCTGGTCGGGCTGGCCGGGCTGATCGGGGCCGCGTCGC of the Sporichthya polymorpha DSM 43042 genome contains:
- a CDS encoding DUF3097 domain-containing protein; this encodes MRSNMPGDHYGADVLAGNWRRPRAVPAVPADRDVVVEEVDTGFCGAVVRCDKMPGGWVVTLADRHDKHRTFPLGPGFLIDGKPVTLTPPSAPAAAKVPARTASGSVAVPRARARVARASRIYVEGRHDAELVEKVWGDDLRHEGVVVEYLEGVDDLPAIVAEFRPAPGRRLGVLVDHLVEGSKESRIAAAVRNPHVLVVGHPYIDIWQAVRPQVLRIDAWPDVPRGRPWKEGVIDALGWNCESHVAWKRILASVRTWTDLEPALLGRVEELIDFVTTGDAAEGAAED
- a CDS encoding DUF4870 domain-containing protein; protein product: MPTQSERRRAAIAHVASIPGMAIGLGFVGPLIALRVLTRGSTFVRTHAVAAVNFNLTVGLVGLAGLIGAASLSRVGDDGGPDWAAGATVVLVVLLTVGWFLLTVRAAMAARYGEAYRYPVAAPFLRV